The Ornithorhynchus anatinus isolate Pmale09 chromosome X5, mOrnAna1.pri.v4, whole genome shotgun sequence nucleotide sequence gatcccggctccgccgcctgtctgctgcgtgaccttgggcaggtcacttaacctctctgtgcctcgggtaccccgtctggaaaatggggatggagacggtgagccccacgtgggacgacctgattaccttgtatctaccccggcgcttaggagggCGCTGGGCAACACGGGAAGCGCCTAACAGATCCTGTAATCGTCATCGTTCTCGGTGCGCCGAGGCCCAGGAGACCGCGGCGGCTCGGCACGGTTGGCGATATgggatagaggaaaaaaaaaaaaacaacagcctccttcaccccctccagcCTCGGGGATGCGCTGATGTGTTCCACGAGATTTCCCCAACTCAGAGGATCAGTGAGAGGCTCCGGGACTATCTGGAAACAGAAACAGTCCGACAGCTAATAAAATACCGCAGTCgggtctcccccttccctcgtctctcttctccctccccccctttcatTCTCCTACccactgtccctcccctccctccttccatcccactTCAGGTTCGAAAGCCGTCATTTCCAGAGGGTGTACGGAATGAAATTGCTCCCCTTGCTTAAGATCCCTTGAGGACTTTATGTTTTAATGAGATAAGTGGCCCGAGGAAGGAAGGTAGAGAAGGTTgtgaggagggggccaggtgacggaGCGGGTTCGGGGGTtcttcccccccccgcctccccccctcctcccttccttccctccctcccacctcagcagTCCCGAGGCGGGGTGGAAACCTGACTCTTCGGCCTCCACCATTTGCAAAACGGAAACGACAGGTGGGCTTGCAGCTTTtcgaaggaaagagggagagatccCCCTCGGCGGGGAATCGGCTCGCGCCCGCCGATAGAGAGACGCGATCCTTTGGTCTTAACGCGCGTTTTAATCTCCACGGGTAAGCCGACCTGAGGGGGCTGAGCTGGGACGGGCCGTAAATGCGACCGAGATGGCCTCCCTTGAAATAATGAACGACCGGTGTGGTACTTGTTCGgcgtttactccgtgccaggcgccgtacggagcactggggtagatgcggtaCGATGGGTTCAGGCCCGGTTCTAGCCGGGGCCCCCGGTCtgcgggggagagagaacaaccaggacctgggttctaatccgggctccgacacgtctgccgggtgacctcgggcaagtcgcttcacttctctgggcctccgttccctcctctgtaaaatggggattcagagcgtgagccccatgcgggccgggggggggccgggtcCAGCCTGATCAatccgtatccgccccggcgctcagaacggtgctcggcgcgtaataagcgcttaaccgacgtcGTCACTAATCTAGGTTCGGTGGGCTTgaagtgctgggcagcagcgccgTGGGAAAGAGGCAAAGGCGGACGATCGAGTGATCGCAACGTCCGTCGAGGGCAGACACGAGCTTCTACCGCGTGGAAGAGGCCAAGGGTAAACCATTCCCCGAGAAACCTGTACGGGCACACGTCCCGGACCGGCTCCGTAACCGAAGAGGGGGAGTTCTGAAGGGggcgtgtccgtggcgtcgctatgggagGGGAGCGGCCCGACGGCCCTGGAAGGAGAAGAAGCCTCGAAGTAGGATAATTTCTCGTGTCGGCTATCGGATTAACCGCGTTCCCGGGGTAATGACTGGTTTATCAGGCTCGCCGCCGGTGTGGGGCTCTAGATTGCAGACCCctcgagggagggaggctggtctTACCTGGGTGCcgccgagggctcagtacagtgccctgcacctagtaggtgctcagtcgaTGTTGGGCAATGAATTCAAACGGTTGAGAATATCCACCTGTGATGATCAGGTAACTCCCCCTTGGTGGAGCTTACCCGTTGGAGCCGGGTCTGCCGGTCGGGTTGTAGTAGTTCTTACCAAGATAACGCTTTCCTTCTCGCCTGTTCACTTCTGACCCGGGTCCATCAGTCGTCTCGTCGGTTCCTgcggagcccgggggggggggggggggggggcggcgggggggagggacccTACCATCCTTCTAACCTTCACCCGCCTTGGAAAGGGAGATCCTCTCGGGTCCAGCGAGCGTTGAGATGCTGACCGGTAAACCTGCCTGAGAGTCCGCCGACTGTCGACCTAGCGAGCCGGGATCGGGTCCGCCCCGCCTGGCGGGGCGGGAATGGTCTTGCCGATCCTGGCCGATTCCCCAGTTGGATGCGGGGAAGGGGTCGCTCGGCGAAGGGCACGGCGGGGTGTTTCCGAGCGCCACCGACGGACCGAATACATCTGCGGAAACCCGTCGGGGTTCTAGCGTCGGCTTGGGGACGCCGTATCTCAGACGGCGGGATCCGGCCGGCCGTAGCTGCCAAAGCCCAGCTGCGGAACGAGCGGGACCGAGAGGAGAAACAAAACACAAAAGCGCAGCCGTCTTCTGCAGTGGGTTCTCTTTGCGTTATTCTTGTTTATCTAGTGTCTATTCTTCTCGGAGGCCGTCCCCGGGTTTGGCTGAGGGCCCTAAGCTCCCTAAGCAAGTAGCGCCGTCTCCTTAGACCTCGAGGAAGCTCAGCGCCCCATCTCGGGGGGCCGATGGGTGACGTCTCTCGCCACACATTCAGAGAGCTTCTTCACGGCTCTCCCCGTGAAGTTCACCTGGCCTCTTTCCCGCCTGACGGCCGTGTATTCGTAAGCCTTCAGCTTGCTGTAGTAATCTGAGAACTTGTTGTAGAGAATGGAGATGGGCATCCCATTTAGAATGATCCCAAAAGCGATGCAGAGGAAAGCAAAGAGCCGGCCCAGGTGCGTTTCTGGGCACATGTCCCCGTAGCCCACGGTGGAGAGGCTCACctgcaggaggggagagaaaagcccGTGAGGTTAACGGGAGGAGGGGCAAGCTCCCGCCTCGGCTCCCCTCTGGAtcagcggggggcggggagagacgcgGCCGGGTGGCGGGGCTCTTCCGTCTTTTTCCGGTGGCCGGAGCCGAGGGGGTTTTTTCGGTTTTTTATTTCAAATGATctctgtttaagcgcttactttgggccgggcactatactaagcactggggtagatagaagctaatcaggttggacacggtccccgtcccaccccggggctctcggtctcaatccccagttcactcaggaggtaaccgagacccagagaagcgaagcgacctgcccgaggtcacgcaacagactaaGCGTCAGAGCCGAgaccagaagccaggtcctcccgactcccgggcccgtgttctatccacggggccacgctgcttctctttacgaGGGGATCCTTGGAAGCGGGGCCATTTGGAAGTAGGGTTaaatgtcctttttttaaaaaatggtatttgttaagcgcttaccgtgtgtcaggcgctgtagcGCGCGTTGGGGCggatagaagctagtcaggttggacgcggtccccatcccacacggggctcacggtcccgttCCCCGTTTCACCCGGGAGATGACCGAGACCCTGAGcggcgaagcggcttgcccaaggtcacgcagcagacaagcgtcggagcccggcttagaacccgggacctctgactcccaggcccgtgctctttccactaggccacaccgcttccccacTGTTCATCTGCACGAACGTTTTCAAGGAACTGACTTGTTTgttcgggagggaagacaagCAGCCGCCCCGAACGGTTTGGATGCAGCCCAGCTTAATGGCGGAGACTGGTTAGGTGACCTCTCGAGGTCCCTTCCGGTTCTAGGACTCCTACCGAGAAACACCGGTGGAGTGTCAAGTTGTCGTTTTCAGGGCCGGGGttgggccgggcgggcgggggcggggggaagcagagggaaggggtggtgtttccgtctctccctctacttTTCCTCGTTTCGTACCCTCCAATTTTTCCACTTAATCTCTTGATGCTCGGTGCTTCTGGAAACCTTTTATAGCCGCTCTCCTACTGGGAAAGCATTTCTCTGCAATTGCCGAACCCTCCAGTGCTCCCCGGTAATAGGCTGAGGTACCCCCGGGTTCCGGTATGGGCTGCCAGAGTAAAGCTCTCCGCACGCCGCTATGTTACAGAGATGGCTCGGGCCCATCCATTCAGGGCCGGTGTATTTTTCTAGCCCGGTCCTGCCCCGCCCGGCCGGTTCCGTCGATCCCCCCCCCGCCTGCccgcctgccctcccctgcctcggtgccccgtcccgtccccagcGCCTatatccggggggggggggggggtgggtcacGGAGAGCTCCGAATCGGACGGCCGTTCCGGGCGGGCCTGCGGGAGAGCAGGTCGGGCGGGCAAGgagcctggggaggagggaggggaggaggagggcgaagaGACCCCCGCGACCTTCGGAACCTTTCTTTGGTTTTGGACTTCTAAAggccagctcccccccccccccccccgacgcgtGAGCCATCTGCCGGCGTGGGCGATACGGGAGCCGTGGCCACGGGGGTCCTCTTTCGATACGAATGAGTTTCCATCTTGAAAACTCCCGTGCCGGTCCCCGCGGTGGGGTATCACGCCGCTAACGGGAACAGCGTCGTCGGGGCCGTGGAAAGGCGGATAGTTGTCGGGAAGCGCTTCTCGGCCGACGTTCGACGGCCGGTCGgtaaggagctgagggaaatctGGATCGTCGATGGGACTCGGGAGGTcccggggggcagggatggggtccgCTGAGTCGAGcggactcagtacggtgccctgcacggaggaagcgcGCAGTCGGGATCGTTGATAGTTGATTGAAGTCGGCCCGCGGCCCGAAGGAGAACCCGGCAGCGGGACggcccgggggaggtgggggggggggaggcgaggagggtGCCATCTGATGCGATGGatctggtggggggagggttgaaagagaggacgTTTCCCCTGGACTGATGGGGAACTACTGGGTTTGGGCGAGAGGGGTTACCCATCGTCCCCACTGCTGTCAGCAGCAGCCGTAGCAGCAGTAGCACCATTTTTCATTGAGCacctctgtgtgcagaacgcggTACACGGCCTCTGGGGACCACGCAGTTGAAGTCAAAGCCACAGCGCTACTCTCCTAGAAGGGTTTGCGATTTAACAGCGCAACGTGCGCTCTAACGCTACGACGGGGAAACCGCTGTGCTTTCCCCGGCTTTAGATGTCTGGGGGCTTTTTTGGCAACCAAGGCACCGGCTAGCTTTTTCTCACAGAGGTCGATCGGGCCCCTATGAGATTTCAACTCATCGTTTTGCTGAAAGCCGCTGGATTTCCCTTTCCTATTTGTCGCGCGAGACGCGTGCGACCTTCCACTCTGTAGATCACCTGACGATCGTGAGAGCcggtaataataacggtggtattcgttaagcccttcacCATGCGGgagatgcgaggtgatcaggttgtcatctGACGACGAGCCGCGGACGGCTGCTCCGGCCCCCCTTCTCCGGAAGGAGGCCCGGTGGATGCCCCTCTCGATTTACAGTTTCTGTGCTGCTTTACCCAGAGACTTCACTCTCTCAGAGAGGCTTCGAGATCCTCCTGAGTGAGCAGCGGCGGTGGCCGGCTACTGGTTTAGCCCCAAGCCCGCCCTCGTCACCTCCATCCAGTCggatccccgactaagccctcatttcccctactccctctctctccggcGTGGCCCtagcgcttggatttgcaccttttactcACCCCGCCCTCATCCCCACGGCGCTCACGTATATTCCCGTGATGTATGGATCTGTATTCCCGTCCGTCTCCGCCTCCTGGCTGTAAATTCGTCGTGAGCGGGGATCACGCCCACCGGCCCCACtgccgtgtactctcccaagggctcagtgcggctcccgcacacagtcagcgctcggtgCGTACCGCTGATCGAtcacggagggcgggggggggggggcccggtcaCCCACTTAGCAACCCCGTGACCGCTCCGGGGCCGTTACGGCTCTCGGGGGGATAGTAGTGGAGCGGCTTCTCTAGCGCCGAGAGGGAAGCGAGGATCTCGAGGCTGGAACGAGTCCCGATCCCAGTTTTCGGAGCAGGGTGAGCCCGGGTGGTTCGCGGCCTCCCTGGTCCCGACATCTCCCCCCCATCCTACTCCTGCTGGGAGACgtttcccccgtccccccccccccccgtcccccccacctcaCTCTGCTGTTCAAAATGgagtcctctccctttctcccctcggGGATCTTCTTCTGCCCGCTCATCGGTCAGGTGgtcgcggggggcccggggccggtgagagatggaggggagaaggttgggggaACGGTCCCTCCCGGAGCCTGTCGGTCGGCcgctcgtgtttattgagcgtttgctgggtgcggagcactgtgctaagcacctggaagagtacggGATATCATTATAGCGGACACGTCCCCGGCCCACACTCACGGCCTAGAGCGCGGGAGCGTCTCGGTTGCCCGCGCTCCGGGGGGCAGGCGGGGACGTCCTACGAGCGCCCGTTCTCCTCCCTCCGCTCGGGAAACGTCCACGGAGGGCAGCGGGACTTGGCCTGAACAGCGAGACGTCGTCTTCGGTGCTTCGtaggccggctcccggggccgtgAGGCAGAAGGCGGGCGGAGCGGAGAGGCGGCGGAAGAGGAGGATCTGGATCCGAGTCGCCGGGGGCACCCGGGCGGGCGTGCCGGAACCTGGATCCCGCGGGGCGTGCCGGGGTGGGACCGCGGGAATGCGGTTCCTCCCGAGTCCTGGATCGCCACCGAGCTCGGGGGGTCCGGTCCGTTCAGATCCGGCCACGATGGGAAACCTTCCCTGGAGGAATTCCCCGGCTCCAAGCCGACGCGACCCCTCTCCAGAAACGGTCATTTCTACTCCCCTCCGCGGCTCACGTGGCGGGAGATTTCATTCCGGAGCAGGCCCGGTCTACGCtacctccgctgcccggctcgtcttctcGGAGGGCTGCTCGGGACACTTCCACCGATGGAGGGCTTTCGCCGGATAGTCGCAACCGGCATCGCCGGATTTCTGCCTTTTCTCAAATAAGAGAGAGTGTTTCGGCCGGTGAGAGGCCCGCGCAAGCACCGgaccccggggtggatacgagatgatcagatcggacacggtccccgtcccccgtggggctcacggtctaagcgggaggaagaacggggatcgaatccccactgTAACAgtaataaggataatgataacgttggtattggttaagcgcttaccgtgtgcggagcaccgctctgagcgctggggtagggacagggtaatcgggtcgtcccgcgcgaggctcccgctcgtcatccccatttcacggatgaggtaaccgaggcacagagaagtcaaggggctcgcccgcagtcacgcagccgacgagtggcggagccgggattcggacccgtgaccgccgactcccggCGTCCCCTGggcagatgaggcaggtgaggcgCAGAGAGCTCAAGCCGCTCGgccgaggtcgcgcggcagagaggtgacggagctgggatgggaactcgggtcctctgactcccgggcccgggctccttccgctcgGCCCCGTTGCTCCTCCCCGGGCAGCGGtccttctcacctctccccacGTGGAAGAGGGACTCACGGTTCCTTCGTGATTACTCTTCAATTGGGTGCTCTCGGCCAGCTATCTCCTTCATACCCTTCTACCCTCTTCTCCCAGCCCATCCCGGCTCGTGCTCTTCGCTCCTCCCAAGTCAACCTCCTAGGTCTCTGCTGCTCCCCGCCCTCCTTTCGCTCACTCGGTCCCTCAGTCGATCGATCTAAGCGAGCGATCGACTGCGTTGGGCGGGCGCTTACCGCGtgtggagcaccgttctaagcgctcgcgAGAGTACGCCGCCGCGGtaggcgctcgatagataccggTGGTGGATGGATTCAGTCACTGGCCATTATCTGGGAGGAGGCGAGGACTGCCCTTGATTTACGGTTCCCGCGTCGCGAGGGGGGTCTTCCGGGCCCCGGCGCGAGGCAGGCGAAGCTGCGCTCGGGGGGTTCCGCGGAGGCGGTCCGCCGTCGCGCGCTCTGACGACGAGCCCCCGGGGTACGCCCGGCCGAGACGGGGTGACTCGCGGCGTGGCTACGGCGCGGCcgcgtggaaggagcccgggcccgggagtgaaaggacctggattctgatccccgtTCCGCTCAGGGACCCGCTGTGGGACcgggggccagtcgcttcattcctctgtgcctcgggtccgtCGAGAGGGGGATCCGATacctggtccccctccccctgagacggcgagcccccccccccgcccccacccccgagggACCTGATCGTCacgtgtgggagaagcagcgtggctcggcggcaagagcccgggcttgggagtcgggggtcaggggttcgaatcccggctctgccacccggcggctgtgtgaccgtgggcgagtcacttgacttctctgcgcctcggttccctcacctgtaaaatggggatgaagaccgtgagcctcacgtgggacgacccgatcaccctgtgtctcccccagcgcttagaacggcgctccgcacgtagtgagcgcttaacagatgccaacgctatcatcgtcatcatcatcatcatcgtcatcacgtACCCGCCCAGTgttcagtacggcgctcggcccgtagcgagcgcttaacgcgtGCCACGATTATCAGCGTTACCGTTCCCGCCGACCCTGTCGCACTGGACCCTCCCGAGAGCCCTCAGTACGGTGCCGCGTCCCCAgcgggcgctcggtaaatgccaccgaCCGACGGACTGACCGGGCGGCCCCAAACTCCGGTCCGCCGTCCCTGTCGCTTAATTAGGGAGTCCGGCTAGGTTTCCTGACTTTGGGACTCGGGCCGCGTCCGCGAAAGAGAGCGCGTTCTCGTCCCGTCTACCCTTGCGCGGCCGTGAGATCCGCCCCGACCGGTAGCCTTTCCCGCATCCTTCCAGGATCCGCCGAGCCCTCCCGGTCAAAGAGGCCAGACGGCGGACACGGGAGGAGCCGGGAATGGCCGCGCcgaagggggccgggggcggggtggcGGTGACGGTTcccgggtgggaggaggagggggaggaagagacgggcggaggaggaggaggaggaggggaggcgggcgagggaggggagggcgggggcccggCTACTCACGGCGGCCCACCACCAGGCGTGGGGGATGCTGGCGAAGCCGCTGCCGGCGACGTCGTGCTCCACCGAGTAGACGGCGGCGGAGAAGGCGAAGACGCCCATGGCGATGAAGAGCAGGAGGCAGCCCACCTGCTGGTAGCACTGGCGCAGGGTGAAGCCGAAGGCCCGCAGGCCGGTGGAGTGGCGGGCCAGCTTGAGGATGCGGAAGATCCTCAGCAGGCGCATGATGCGCAGCACCTGGCCCACCTTGCCCACCCGGCCCACCGTCTCGACGTCTCGCTCGCGGGGGGCGCCCCCGCCGCGGGCCCGCTCGTCGCCGGCGAAGCgctccagcagcagctgcaggtaGAGGGGCAGGATGGCGACCAGGTCCACGGCGTTGAGGGCGCTGCGGGCGAAGCGCCGCAGGTCGGGCGTGGAGGCCAGCCGCAGCAGGTACTCCAGGGTGAAGAAGGCGACGCACAGGGTCTCCACGTGCtccaggaggggccgggggtcgccggcccgggcccgctgCTGCATCTCCTCCACCgtgttcagggccagggccaCCACGGAGATGAGCACGAAGAAGCTGGAGGCCACCGCGACGGCCTTGGCCGCCGCCGAGGAGAAGGGCTTCTCCATGAGGTTCCAGAGGCGCCGGCGCAGGGGCCGGCAGGGGCCGCGCATGTGGCGGAAGAGCCCCTCGGCTTCCTCCGCCTGGGCCTGGGCCCGCAGCTCCCGCTGGATCTTCAGCTGCTCGCTCAGCTCGTCCCGCCGCTCCTCGAAGCAGATGCGGCAGCAGCGGGGCGTGTGCCGCAGCCGCACCCCCCAGTaggccagctcctccaggaagccgcgGGGGCACAGCTCGTCCCGCACCCGCAGCACCCCGGAGGCGTAGAAGCTGTAGATCCGCTGGAAGACGGCCGGGTCGCGGTCGAAGAAGTACTCGTCCCGCCCGGCCGCGTAGTCGTCGCAGAGGCCCAGCCGGCCGGCCCGGCTCGGGGAGGCCGCCAGGCGGCCCAGGCGGGTCTCGGGGTGGCGGGCCAGCGCCCCGCGGCTCAGCCGGTAGCTCCGGCCCCCGACGTTGACGTTCAGCTGGGACGGGGGCCCGGGCTCGGCCTCCgccgcggccccctcctcctccccggcctcccgggcccccccGCCGTCCTCGTCCTCTACGCGGGGGTCGTGG carries:
- the KCNV2 gene encoding potassium voltage-gated channel subfamily V member 2, which encodes MRDPRPRAPSGSLPTRKPAESSPARGAHPKAEDEEGGGRRRGSVAPSGSRGRPPARPGGAHDPRVEDEDGGGAREAGEEEGAAAEAEPGPPSQLNVNVGGRSYRLSRGALARHPETRLGRLAASPSRAGRLGLCDDYAAGRDEYFFDRDPAVFQRIYSFYASGVLRVRDELCPRGFLEELAYWGVRLRHTPRCCRICFEERRDELSEQLKIQRELRAQAQAEEAEGLFRHMRGPCRPLRRRLWNLMEKPFSSAAAKAVAVASSFFVLISVVALALNTVEEMQQRARAGDPRPLLEHVETLCVAFFTLEYLLRLASTPDLRRFARSALNAVDLVAILPLYLQLLLERFAGDERARGGGAPRERDVETVGRVGKVGQVLRIMRLLRIFRILKLARHSTGLRAFGFTLRQCYQQVGCLLLFIAMGVFAFSAAVYSVEHDVAGSGFASIPHAWWWAAVSLSTVGYGDMCPETHLGRLFAFLCIAFGIILNGMPISILYNKFSDYYSKLKAYEYTAVRRERGQVNFTGRAVKKLSECVARDVTHRPPEMGR